CAccttcaaatttttattttaaagattttccACCCTCAAaatgaggttttttttttagatgCTCTAAGAACATGATTATCCCTAGAATTCTATTAGTTTTCTTAATgactattaaaataataaattttagttaaaaaatttagCTAAGAATCATCTAATTTTTGAGCTCCATTGGGAGTTTCTTAATCAAAGTTTGAAGATGCAGATTCGAGAGATGTTATGTATCAGTTCGTGAAGTACTGCAGGAGGTAGTACATGCGTTCGTGAAGTACTGCAGGAGGTAGTACAGACGTGTGGCatgaagatggagctgaatgGGAGTTCGGGTTTATTGATGATCGTGGGCTTCCTGAGTTAGAAAAGGAAAGATGATATGTGCTTGAAGACATATGGACGTTTTCCATAAAGCAAAAGGAGTTTGCTTGAAGGTGAAGTTTTccaataaaaataatgaaaagttGCCATAAATGTATTTGGAAGACTTGGAGATTAAGTTAAAAACATGTAGAGCAAGTTCTAGTATGCTATATAAGGAGAGACGTGCCTTATGAGAAAGCCAGATCTTGTATAGAAGAGTAAGATGATCtcattgtatattggtgtatctgcttggtgtcgaagcagtgtcTGTAGTAGTTGTCGATGGAGTCTGATGTGAACTTAGTTTGGTGTCCTTGGTGTTGGCACTTTGTGTGAtggagttagccatcgtgtgGAGTTCGTGTGTAGCTCGTGGTGAGCTGTGTGTGTGCTTGGAGGATCAAGCGTTTTGTGTCACTGGTGTGCGTTGggtgctgacgtacttggtgaagtactttCGAGAAGTAAAAGATTGAAGCCTAGACTCATGGGGAGTTTAGCAAGGCAGCTTCATTGAAGAGGTCTCTGAAGATTGCAGCTGTAGAAGACAGTGTGCTCCGGTGAGCCGGATGGGATTCATGCATGCGTGCTTTATTCCTAATCTTTGTAGATGGTTTCTTAGAAAAGAGTGGTAAACACTAGTGTGTGTGTtgtaccatatagcaattgtaggtTTCTCCTTATTCTAAGTCAATGAAATTTGGACGAGGtcccggggatgtaggaaacgaaccccGTTAACAAACTTAGTGCGTTTTTACTTTCTGCACCTGTTTTTGTCGCTCTCACTAcattaacaattggtatcagagcgggtcacctaagttactggtgtgatcTGGGAGAGTGAGGACATAAACTTGTAGAGGAAGTAGAACAAAGTTTGAATGAAGATTGATGAAGATGGCGTGATGTGATTTCTTCATAGATTTGGAAGGTGCTGATCTTCGAATTGGTTTTTGACCatgatgtgactcatagggggagattgaagacgtgGTTTTCAAACCAGTTATGATGAGTGCACATGCATAGTCAAAAAAtgggagattgaagatgcagATTCGAGAGATGTTCTGTATCAGTTCGTGAAGTACTGCAGGAGGTAGTACATGCGTGTGGCatgaagatggagctgaatgGGAGTTCGGGTTTATTGATATTCGTGGACTTTCTGAGTTAGAAAAGGAAAGATGATATGTGCTTGAAGATATATGGACGCTTTCCATAAAGCAAAAGGAGTTTGCTTGAAGGTGAAGTTTTCCAATAAAGATAATGGAAAGTTGCCATAAGTGTATTTGGAAGACTTGGAGATTAAGTTAAAGACGTGGAGAGCAAGTTCTAGTCTGCTATATAAGGAGAGAAGTGCCTTATGAGAAAGCCAGATCTTGTATAGAAGAGTAAGAGGATCtcattgtatattggtgtatctgcttggtgtcgaagcagGGTCTGTAGTAGTTGTCGATGGAGTCTGATGTGAACTTAGTTTGGTGTCCTTGGTGTTGGCAATTCGTGTGAtggagttagccatcgtgtgGAGCTCGTGTGTAGCTTCGTGTGTAGCTCGTGGTGAGCTGTGTGTGTGCTTGGAGGATCAAGCGTTTTGTGTCCTTGGTGTGCGTTGggtgctgacgtacttggtgaagtactttCGAGAAGTGAAAGATTGAAGCCTAGACTCATGGGGAATTTAGCAAGGTAGTTTCATTGAAGAGGTCTCTGAAGATTGCAGCTGTAGAAGACAGTGTGCTCCGGTGAGCCGGATGGGATTCATGCATGCGTGCTTTATTCCTAATCTTTGTAGATTGTTTCTTAGAAAAGAGAGGTAAACACTAGTGTGTGTGTtgtaccatatagcaattgtaggtTGCTCCTTATTCTAAGTCAATGAAATTTTGACGAGGtcccggggatgtaggaaacgaaccccGTTAACAAACTTAGTGCGTTTTTACTTTCTGCACTTGTTTTTGTCGCTCTCACTACATTAACaaagtttctttaaaaaaaaattgtgacttGCATTTACAATACTCATGATTTCTCTTGCACACATACAGACAAACATAAACAACTCATGCACACATACGGACAACTCAGTGTGGTGGAATAAAACGAGATGCATTGATCAGCAAATGAAGTAACTTGAAATTCAAACATCTATACAGTATATAGAGACTAATTATATACGACTTGACATATACATTAACAAATTGAGTGACTGCTGATGGAACAAGTAAGACTGACCAACGCTGGGTTGACAACGCTCCATGCCTTTCATTTTGTCGAAGTAACCACAGAATTATGTTGTGGGAAATTACATAAAGGTATATCTTACTGATGGATTATCTTTGGACATAGTTTATTGGAGATATTAACCTAAAAATGTCAGACAGATGTGTATGGAAGATTACGAAGGTTAGATTTGTGCCAAAGTTGATGTGAAATCTGATCTCATTAGGTCAACTTGATGATACGGAGCACGATGTCAACTTTAGTGGTGGAGCCTGGAGGGTCAAGAAAGGTTCTATGGTGGTGGCAAGAGGTCATAAAAGAGACACTCTTTATATGACGACGAGTTATCAAGATACTATTGTTGTTGTCGAGAATGCCAAACAGACCAAGTTGTGGCATTGTAGGTGGGTGCACATGAGTGAGAAAGGGATGAAACTCATGATAGAAAATGGCGCTCTTCCGGATCTGAAGACGGTGGATCATCAGATGTGTGAAAGTTGCATTCTTGGAAAGCAGAAACGGGCTAGTTTCTCTAAAGGAGGAAGAGAGCCAAAATCTTAGAAGTTGGAGTTGGTGCACAATGACGGGTGGGGGCCCTCTCCTGTTGCATCGCCGGGAGGTTCATACTACTATGTGACCTTTATTGATGACTCCACAAGGAAGGTGTAGGTTTACTTCATGAAGAACAAACATGAAGTGTTTTCAGTTTTCAAAAGATGGAAAGCCATGGTTGAGACTGAGACGAATCTCAAGTTGAAGTGTTtaaggtctgataatggtggtgaatataTCAGCAAGGAATTCAAGAGATATAGTGCTGATAGTGGAATTAAGATGGAGATGACTATTCCTGGAACGCCTCAACAAAATGGAATAGCGGAAATGATGAACCGAACCTTGAATGAGCGTGCAAAGAGCATGAGATTGCATTGTGGATTGCCGAAGATGTTCTGGGCAGATGCAATTAATAACGCAAACTTATTAATAAACAGAGGACCGTCTGTACCGTTGGGATTTAAAATCCCTGAAGAAGTTTGGAGTGGAAAGAAAGTAAATCTTTCTTACCTAAAGGTGTTTGGATCCTTAGCTTATGTTCACGTTGATGATGATGCAAGAAGTAAACTTAACTCCAAGTCTAAGAAGTGTTACTTCATCGGTTATGGTAACGAGGAGTTTGGTTACCGGTTTTGGGATGATGAAAATCGAAAGATCTTCCGCAGCAAGAATGTTGTGTTCAACGAAGAAGTATTGTACAAGGATAAGCTAAAAGAAAGCTCGCAGAGAAAAGAGCCTGGAATTGTTGACTTAGATGATATCCTGACATCGGAATTGCAACAGGATACCGCAACAACAGAAGAAGAAATCTCTCAAGAAGAGAGTGGTGAGGCTGAAGAGAGTAATGATTCTGAAGTGGTCCTATATACACCAGTCACTTAGTTACGACGATCAAGTAAAATCATCAGAAAGCCTGTAAGATTTTCTCCATCGCTCAACTACGTTCTGCTCACAGATTGAGGCGAGCCTGAATGTTATGAAGAGGCTATGCAAGTTGATGAGTCGATCAAGTGGGAGCTTGCAATGAACGACGAGATGGACTCGTTGTTATCCAATCACACATGGGAGTTAGCAGATTTTCCTAAGAATAAAAAGGCATTGCATAACAAATGGGTCTACCAAATAAAAGAAGAACCTGATGGGAGTAAACGCTATAAGGCGAGGCTTGTTGTAAAGGGATTCCAACAAAAAAAAGGCATCGACTACACTGAAATCTTTTCTCCTGTAGTCAAGCTGGTGACCATTAAAACGGTTCTTAGGCTGGTAGCACAAGAAGATTTGCATCTTCAGCAGATGGATGTAAAGACGGCATTTCTTCACGGCGATTTGGATGAAGAAATTTATATGAAGCAACCCGAAGATTTTGAGGTTAAAGGAAAATAAAGCCTTGTTTGCAAGCTTAAAAGGAGTGTGTACGGCTTAAAACAAGCTCCAAGGCAGTATTATAAGAAGTTTGACAGCTTTATAAAAGGTATCGGTTTCTTGAGGTGTGAAGCTGACAACTATTGTTACTTCAAGAGGTTTGAAGAGTCCTACTTGATATTGCTCCTATACGTGGATGACATGCTGATAGTAGGAGCAGACTTGCATGAGATCAATAGGTTGAAGACGAAACTCTCAGAAGAGTTTGCGATGAAAGACCTTGGAGAAGCAAAACAGATTCTTGGGATGAGAATCAGTAGAAGCAAGGAATGTATAAGGCTATCACAAGAGGAGTATGTGAAGAAATTCATCAAGAGGTTTAACATGGATAATGTGAAGCCAGTCAGTACTCCACTAGCAAGTCATTTTCGGTTATCGAGAGAACAGTCTCCAAAGACAGATGACGAGATGGTGCATATGGATAAGGTTCCATATGCTTCTTCTATAGGCAGCCTGATGTACGCGATGATATGTACAAGACCAGACATGGCACATGCAGTGGGAATCGTCAGTAGATTTATGAGCAATCCAGGAAAGGAACATTGGGAAGTCGTTAAGTGAATTTTCTGATATCTGAAAGGAAATCCAAGTTTATCGCTATGTTTCACGAAGTCTGCGATGGGATTGCAGGGATATGTTGATGCTGACAATGGAGGTGACATTGACAGCACGAAGAGCACAACCGGATATGTCTACACTTTTGGCGGTACTACAATTTGTTGGGTTTCAAAGTTGTAGAGAATCGTAGCTCTATCAAGTTGTGAAGCTGAGTATGTTGCGGTAACGGAGGTaacaaaagagatgatgtggcTACAATCATTTCTAGAAGAGCTAGGCCATGGTCAAGAAAAAAGTGTGTTGTACTGTGATAGTAAAAGTGCCATCGATTTGGCAAAGAATCTGGTTTACCATGTTCGGACGAAGCACATACATCGTCGATATCATTTCATCAGATCAGCATTAGAAGATGAAATGTTGGTGCTTGAGAAGATCCTAGGAAGTAAGAATCCAGCGGACATGCTGACGAAAATCGTGCCGTATGATAAGCTGAGGTTCTGTGCAACTTCAGTTGGCTTGTTGGAGTAATAAGCTGAGAAAATCAGCTACATTGATTAAGGTGTGAAGACAAATTGAAATCAGTCTTCAAGTGGAGAATGTAAGTCAAAGAATCACATTTTAATTGTTGGACGGTGAGAGAAGTTGGTTAAAATggagacatggtgaaaccaaaTTCAAAAAGAAAGGCTTGGTAAATTTGTCAACAACTATTATTCACCAACCTCTCAAGCTCTTCCTATAAATACGTGATGCATCTTGTTGTTGCTCATCATCctaaaacaaaaacacagaGAGAACAAGAATAAAGAGTTtgttgagaagaaaaaaaatatatttttttccaaaaaataactTCTTAAAAAATTACGAGTAATTTATTGAGTGTATTTGGGATCGGGTGTGAGTTGAGAGTTTGTAAAAATTTCTCGGATTGATAATAAAAGATCTATAGTGGGTCTGGAGACCTAGGCAAAATTGACCGAACTCCGTTAAGAATTTTATGTGTGTTCTTCCCGTTCCCATAAATTTTGGTTTCCCACAAAATTTGGCCATATATTTCCTAACTAATGAGGTGGAAGACTGTATGAGGAGGTATGGAGAGACTATAATGCGCTTGTTTAAACTGAACAAAAACCAGTTTCAACAGtattaattttgaaacattATGCAATCGTTGGTGGATCTAGAACTTGTTATTACTCGGAgcataaatgaaaaatattaaccTAAGTACATTTATACACTTTAAACAAGGGCATAACTGAATTTTATAAGAATTGCTTTggatttaaaaaatgatatggTGGGCAATCCCCACCCTTAGAGCACCATTAACCCAGGTGCTTAATGGATTGCTTAATgatttttggatttaaaaaaaaaagaaaaagaagtaatTAGAGAAGAACCGTGCTTAATTAAGCATCAGAAAAGGCGTTGCTTATGAGACAGCTGTCGAAACATGAGTGGGTGGAGGTGAAGTTTGGTGTTTCGACCTTCTCTGCTTCTGCAAACATCATCCATGGTTGCTGCTCCTCGCACCTTCCTCTCCTTCTCATCACCTTCGCGCCTCCTCATTTCTCCTTCATCCACTCTACCCCGTTCCTTATTCGGCGGCGTCTCCCTCAACCTCCACCATCGCCAATCTGTTTCTTTCTCCGCCTCGAAGAAATCCCTAACAGTCGCGGCGGCCGCGAAGAACAATAGTGACAACCAATAACCCAGTCAAGGTGATAATTGAAAACCCTTCTTTGTTAGATTAGTAAAGTTTTGTGCTTTAGTTAATTAGGGGTTGAATTTTGTGAAAATACATTTCAATCACTTTTTGCCTCTGTTTTGATGATTTGTGTGTACAAATTGAAAATCCTCTTTGTTGGATTAGTAAAGTTTTGTGCTTTAATTAATTAGGATCTGAGTTTTGATCATTGCAGAATATTCACAACATGGTGATGTCACTGAACTTCACTGCTATCGCACTTGAGAATGTTGACTTCTCCATGAATCAATCTCTGAACTAGGTAGAGGGGAAGATTGAATTGACTAGTACATACTCTGTATATTCTATGGCTAACACATTGATTCTTGACAGGGTGATATGATTGCTCTTATTCTCCATGGTAAAGTATCAACCAACACTAGTAGTAGCCCACATGCTTTAGATGAGAAGGTAATGGGATCAACATTGCTTGCCAACGGAAACTCTGCCTTCAGATTAACTTGAACTAGCTTATAAATGTGCTGTCTGACAGGAAATGGAGCCTGAGATGCTAGAAATTGTCGGGGGTTCAGAGACAAGAGCGCAAGCAATGGTGGATGCAGCTATCAAGGTAATGATTCACAGCCACTTTCATATATTCTCTTGCTTATATACATATGTTTTGCTGAGTTGTTGCTCACTCTATGGTTCTAGGTTGCATCATCTGTAAAGGAAGGAGAAGATGCCATCAAAATGATCCAAGAAGCCTTAGACATGGTTGGCAAACATCAGCCATTACCAAGCTCTGTGGTCATCAAACATGAATACCATACAAATGGCGGCACAGAGCATCAACAAAATCCATCTCCCTCAGACGCATCAAAGCCTAAGGCTAACAACAATTTCATCTCACAAGATGGTTCAGAGAAAAAACGAGGCTCAAATGCCTTCAGAGCTAATCACATCCTGTGTTGCCTCTTGGCTCATGATTCAGGTTTGTGCATATTCAAGTCTTGTAAGATTGTAGTTTAGTCTAATTGATCTAGAAGCATGTATCTTACCGTGTTATCTTCTCATCACAATATTTATCTTCTCATCACaatgtttcataatttttttaaaaaatctctaaatAGGATGCTTGCATTGGAGGACAAAAAATTGGAGTTTCTTAAATAAAGTGCTTAAcattcatttattattaaaaaatgattaagCACTTCATTAGGAGTGCTAGGGATAATCATGCTTACTCCTTACTCCATGTACCTTGAATATCCCAAGTTTGTTCTTCCATGGGTGCTACGAATGAGAATTAATGCATTTGGTCTCATGTTCAATGTTCATCAGAAAGCCATGTTCGTTGAATCTTGTAGATCATAAAAGATTAAAAGGATGAGCGTGAAGAACTAGCTTGTAAATGACTCGATTATTTTGTGCTAGACTCTCTAATTTCATCCGGGTGAAACCAAACTAGGTCAGGTGAAATCGATTTTTAATCGAGTCCTCCAGCAACTTggtcaaaagtttttttttgaccaCATGAGTCTCAATTGTTTCAAATTGTTATAGCTAATACGATAAATCAACATTATTTGTGGTATTACAGTTTTGGATAACTGGAATCGATCCTCGTTAATATGGAACACATATATCTTACCTATCAGATGTCTCCACGTGGCAAGTTCTCCATCCTCCTGCAATCTCAACATAAGATAAACCTTGTATTCTCTACCCTCGATCTTTCCTCATCAACAACTCTCCACCGTCCGTTTATAATTCCCCCAAACCTTAcctccttcttctcctctcgTCTTCGAGAAACCACAAAccactctctcttctctctctcttctctctctgcaATGGCGTCTCTTCAGCAAACTATGTTCTCTCTGCAGTCCAAACTCCCTCCCTCATCTTTCCACATCGGAGGATCTCTCCCTCTGCGAAAGACAACCTTACCCCTCCGAATCAGAGGCGGAAACGCCGCGGAGCAAGAATGTCAGCCACTGCTGCAGGAAGCTACGCGATGGCTCTCGCGGACGTCGCGAAGAGGAACGACACTCTCGAGCTCACGAGCGCCGACGTGGAGAAGCTCGAGAACGTCTTCTCGGACCCGCAGGTGCTCAACTTCTTCGCCAACCCAACCGTCGAGGTCGAGAAGAAGCGTCTCGTGATCGACGAGATCGTCAAAGCGTCCTCTCTCCAGAGCCACACCTCCAACTTCCTCAACCTCCTGGTCGACGCGAACCGGGTCGACATCGTGACGGACATCGTGAAAGAGTTCGAGATTGTGTACAACAAGATAACGGACACGCAGCTGGCGGAGGTTAGGTCGGTGGTGAAGCTGGAGCCGCCGCAGCTCGCTCAGATCGCGAAGCAGGTTCAGAAGCTGACCGGAGCCAAGAACGTGAGGGTTAAGACGGTTCTTGATCCGAGTCTTGTCGCTGGGTTTACGATTCGGTATGGTGACTCCGGGTCGAAGCTTATTGATATGAGTGTGAAGAAGCAGCTTGAGGATATCGCTGCTCAGCTAGAGCTCGGTGAGATTCAGTTAGCTGCATGAGAAAAATTGTATTTGACAACcgccttcttcttttttttacttgtgCAAGTTTaattctttctctcttttttcctCCATCAATCGtctacatatataatatactgATATAAATAATTCTCTGAGTTGTTTCCAATTATTTCTGAAATGTAGTGAACCTGTTTGTTCGATTCATGAATCGTGATTATAATACTCATGAATCATGATTACAATGTTCCAGCTTAGACCGACGAAGaaacatcattaattattatCAGATGTAATCGTATCAAAAAACCGTAGAAGAGCACCGAAATTAGAGAAATACTAAAAGCAGTAGAAGAGAAAGTTTTCTTGTAGTAATTTgtagtaataatattttagacaTAAATTATAGTGCCATTTGCAAGATAAATagaggaagaagcagaagcaAGGGGAATAGTTAGTACAGTATAATGATTACATGCATGTAATCATTAGAAAAACTATACACACAACACCCTGTTTATATCTGTCTAGCTCCTGCATCTACGAGTAGCCAAAATTTATGACCAATTACAAcgcaagaaaatataaaaaattctgCTATACTGCTAAGTTTAACAAAAACTTAATCATCCTTAGATTCACTGCCACAAATTTACTTTGATCCAAATCCCTTTCACTAAACCATCAAGTTTTAGATGTGCTTACACAGCGATGCATGGACACATCAGAAACCTTGTTTAACAAAGAGCTCTTTCACTTTCCACGCTTCAACAAATGTTTTCTTTCGACCACTGAGTCTGAGATATATACAATGCATACAAAAGAGTCAAATCCTCTACAAGCAACCATGAAAACTAGAACAAGAAAGGATGATCATAGGATTCAAAAGCGGTGTGATAGACAGGATAATTAGGATCTGTTCTACTTAGCCTCTGTATCTGCAGTCCAATAAAAGAATACATCATTCACCAAAACACCCTTCTGAAGGTTAACAATATTTCAGagacaacaaaaacaaaacacaaagacGGAGTCTACTCACAATGTTGTTCTGAGACTTGAATGTCTCTTTAACTGTCAAGGCTACATCATCAGGATCTTGGACCAACTTCAAGGCATCTAACTGACTAGTTGCACCAGCAAAGAATCCAGAGCCTTGGACCGCACAATCTACATTAAGATAAGCCACAGCACTTGCAACTAAGTTGCAGTTGACACTACACGTTCAAAGAGGGAAGAGcatatttgattagataatttAATCAATCAAACCTCAGTTTTTATCCCCACCATCAAAATGATCAAAGTCAGATCTCGGCAAGCATCCCAAAGAAACCTCTGcaatgaaaaaaagaaaccaaccGCTTTATGAGAAACTGAGCAGGGGAAACCTAACTTCAAGCAACACAGAGCTAATAATTAATAAGTAAGGATCTTCATAGCAGAACCCTTTCCCTTTCTTGCGAGGATAGGTATTCTTGTGTTTATGAAAATCTCATCATCTCCGCTGATACCTTTCTCTGTTTCAACTTGGCATTTGCCTTTTCTGCAGTAAGTTCGAACAGATTTCCCCCCAATTGAGAAGATTATAGTTCATTGAAATCGATGGTAAGATAAGTATAGAGAGATAGCGAATGAAAAGGTTTTGAGGAATAGATACTCACTGAGGACGTTGAGATAGATGAGGATCATGGTGtaaatgtgaaaaaaaaattaatctgaaattttttcaaaaatagaatttataaaataaaatactaacaaagtaatatataatttatttgaatataaaca
This genomic stretch from Raphanus sativus cultivar WK10039 chromosome 3, ASM80110v3, whole genome shotgun sequence harbors:
- the LOC108845000 gene encoding uncharacterized mitochondrial protein AtMg00300-like, with amino-acid sequence MCMEDYEGQLDDTEHDVNFSGGAWRVKKGSMVVARGHKRDTLYMTTSYQDTIVVVENAKQTKLWHCRWVHMSEKGMKLMIENGALPDLKTVDHQMCESCILGKQKRASFSKGGREPKS
- the LOC108844165 gene encoding LOW QUALITY PROTEIN: ATP synthase subunit delta, chloroplastic (The sequence of the model RefSeq protein was modified relative to this genomic sequence to represent the inferred CDS: inserted 1 base in 1 codon), which codes for MASLQQTMFSLQSKLPPSSFHIGGSLPLRKTTLPLRIRGGNAXGARMSATAAGSYAMALADVAKRNDTLELTSADVEKLENVFSDPQVLNFFANPTVEVEKKRLVIDEIVKASSLQSHTSNFLNLLVDANRVDIVTDIVKEFEIVYNKITDTQLAEVRSVVKLEPPQLAQIAKQVQKLTGAKNVRVKTVLDPSLVAGFTIRYGDSGSKLIDMSVKKQLEDIAAQLELGEIQLAA